A single genomic interval of Argopecten irradians isolate NY chromosome 8, Ai_NY, whole genome shotgun sequence harbors:
- the LOC138329846 gene encoding uncharacterized protein has translation MGNTCTGQPKTIIIRRGSQYPVKVSIHRQTKSNKQRISKASFIISSHGIHEIRNYGTNRCWLRCFNENVLRLTDNKGRVLKQIAINQAIDGFSLYGDYILLCYLDSSVRMIHIPSRKETFLFSTQPLCPLHISNMPNGDILLSLCDEETMTVNSNSQRVVIQYDLKGNELNRAQNTKNGHNIFVVPRRLCTNISGTNIAVTNKTADFSAHLVLLNENLELTLRYVGHGRVIYGDADFRNQEEKFCVNDVKFTFSGNILIAENWSKSVQLLSPVCCPLWVVHHGVVSPTSVSIQNNGHIWVGNLDGSVLDICSS, from the coding sequence ATGGGAAACACATGTACAGGTCAACCTAAAACCATAATCATCCGCCGTGGGTCTCAATATCCTGTTAAAGTTTCGATTCACCGCCAAACAAAGTCTAACAAACAGCGGATATCAAAAGCATCTTTCATAATTTCCTCGCATGGGATACACGAGATAAGAAATTACGGTACCAATCGCTGCTGGTTAAGGTGTTTCAATGAAAACGTGTTGAGACTTACTGACAATAAAGGCCGTGTTCTCAAACAAATTGCTATAAATCAGGCCATTGACGGGTTCTCGTTGTACGGGGACTATATACTACTGTGCTATCTGGACAGCTCTGTTCGAATGATACATATTCCAAGTAGAAAGGAGACGTTTCTGTTCAGTACACAGCCATTATGTCCGCTACACATATCTAATATGCCGAATGGAGACATCCTCCTTTCACTATGTGACGAGGAGACAATGACTGTAAACTCAAATAGCCAACGAGTTGTGATACAGTATGATCTGAAAGGGAACGAGTTGAACAGAGCACAGAACACAAAAAATGGACATAACATATTTGTTGTCCCACGACGACTCTGTACAAATATATCTGGTACCAATATAGCTGTTACTAATAAAACGGCTGACTTCTCCGCTCATCTTGTACTTCTTAACGAGAATTTGGAACTAACCCTTCGCTATGTCGGTCATGGCAGAGTAATATATGGGGACGCAGACTTCAGGAACCAAGAGGAAAAGTTTTGTGTCAATGATGTGAAATTCACCTTCAGTGGAAATATACTAATAGCCGAaaactggtcaaaatctgtacAGCTTCTCTCACCAGTCTGTTGTCCTCTCTGGGTAGTACACCATGGTGTTGTGTCTCCGACATCAGTTTCTATACAGAACAATGGCCATATCTGGGTCGGGAACCTTGATGGATCTGTACTAGATATATGTTCTAGTTAG